Genomic window (Osmerus eperlanus chromosome 26, fOsmEpe2.1, whole genome shotgun sequence):
CCGGCCCTTTAACGAGGGTGTCGTGTGGAATCTTGCGCCGCCGCGACAGTGTTGGTCACCTTGTTATTTTTGAAAGGCTGCTGTGTTGTGAGAGGTGGGGAGTGGCCCCCGTTCCGGAACTCACTCCCTGTTGTTGATTCTGCGTTCGAGtcccgtgggggggggggggggggaggtcgcCGACGCCATTACAAACTTCAGCCCGTGTCTCCACAACCCAAAAAAAAGAACTACGTCCACTACCGGGCATCAAaaaggagcagtgtgtgtgtgtgcttgtgtgtatttgtgtgtgccaaCTGTATTACCATCCATCATGGCTTTGAGCCCTGACTGACTTGGCACGGCCCCCGGTTAAGCGGTAAACGTACTCCCATAATCCTGCGCGTCGTCACAGCAGCTGGCGCTCTCCCCGCTTCTCGGTGACCTGGACGGGGCGAGGAGAAGCCTGCGATTAGGTctctctgggagggagggggtgggggtgcactACTGACTTGGTAGTCCCTGAGTGGAGAGACCCAGGCCTTGTGGTTAGAAGctagccgggggggggggttaagcagCGAGTCAAAAGGACAAGTGTCTGCCATGGGACAGCTACCCCAGGCTTGTTAAGCGGTCCTTGTCCACACTGCTGCAGTCCCAACAGGGTGTATTGGAGAACTGCCATTCAGATTAAGGTGACTAAATGCCTAGCCAGACTATTTCTTGGAGCCTCTCAACCAGTAGTCACTTATGCGAGAGGAGGCAGGGCGAAGAAttgaaagaagggggggggggggggcgggtgggcGGGCATGTTGAATTCATACACACAGCCTCTTCCTGCAGTCCTTCCTTTATGACTTACCAGTGCTTGAGGGCCGACAGAGCCTGCTTTACAACGACGAGGGCTAAAAATGGGTGACGCTTTGTCACCGGCCCTGAATAAGAGCATCCATCTGCTGACTTAATGAATCCATGTGTATGTAGATGACCCGGGGTCCACTGTGGTGCTCTCTGTTCGGCTGGCTGGTCCTTTTACCCCCACCGGATACACCAGCGACTCCTTACGTGGCCGTCATTGACTTGTCCCTTTGTCAATCTGAAAGACCTATTTGTGTGGAGAATAATGATTGATGGACTATGAAGCACTCGTTGGAGGGTGCCCTTAGAACCCCTCAGGGCCTGTTTGGGGGAATCTCCGTCGGACGAGGTCAGCTTGGCAGCGGTTTCTATTTTTGGTGTTGTTTTGACCACGGCGCGTTCTAGATGATTTCCTGTTAAAACTCGCGATACCGAGCATCAGTGGCAACATTGTTGccggagagacagacgggggggTGGTGGGCTGTGTTGGAATGCCTTGCCTTGGCTGCCTgacttgcctgcctgtctgcttgtagCTGTGGGCCACATAGAGCGCAGGGCCTTGGCAGGTGGCCATGTTGTGGTAGTGAGAGGGCCCTGCATGCCTGGCTATATTAGCCGGGGGTTTTGTAACCATTGTAATGAAACGCCTGGGCTCTTGTGGCCTCTGGAAGGATCCCAGTGCCGAAGGATTTCCGAGCGCAAGGGGACGGCGACCGATTCAAGGTGTCCCTGACTCGCAGAGAGGAGAACCTAGGGGAGAGGTATGCCATTCATTCCTCTGGGCCCTCGCTCCCTGTCACGTCCAACACGCACGCATTGCAGacgcacatgtgcacacaatgacacacacacacagaagaatgCAAAGATATCTGCCAGGGGAATCAAGGACATGAGTGTTCTGAACCAACCCGGGAGAGTACATCCTTTATTTAAACTGTCCCCTAGTACACTCACACGGTCATAAACGCTCCCACTTTCTCACACCCTCATGGGAGCACGCGCGCgtcgcacacgcgcacacgcgcacacacagacctcgcTGTTCTGTCGCAGTGAGTTCTGCGCGTTCTGTGCAGACATCAGCTTGGCTTAGATATTCAAACCCCCAGCCATTACACCAGCATGCACACGCAACGCACACAAAACCAAAGGCCTGAAACCcacgcagacacagacacacacattcggaTCCCTCAGCACCTGTCCTGGCCTAGCGTTATTAGCAGCAATCAATGGTTGTAAATTCCTGGCTTTGTCCGAGGTGTCACGGGCAGGGTGCCTGGGGTGGGTCCAGGGGTCAGGCAGGGTGGGtttgggagggggttggggcagggggggggggggtgacggtgGTCAACCAGCTCATGTTCCAGCATGCAGAATGCAGCCTTTCAACCTTTGACCCCTGGACATGGCCCCCGGGGCTAAGGTGTCAAACGGGGACCCCTGACCCTTGGGTAGGGCCGTGTCGGGTGACACTTTCGCCGCAGGCTAAAAAGCGACACGAGTACTGCGTAAAACGGAGGGACTTAAGGGGGACATCGACGCGAAAGATCCATGACACATGACGTGTCCAGTGTAAAGCCCTGGCTAAACGTTCAAGGTGGCTCTCATGTCAACACCTGACTCCTGGACGTCTGACCCGTTGCCCATATCTCCAAATTCGAACGCCGTATCCCCTCCGAGACCATCAGGGAACGACGCCCACACGGACGTGGGACGTGGCACAACATTGGCGCTAGTGTCTCGTGAAGGTTTTTACACGCCACCCCACCCATGCTTGGTACCACAGTGGCGTTTTTTTTCCGAAccttcgaccccccccccctccctttcacaCCCCGACAGGGCagggtacgtgtgtgtttgacacGAAGCACTAACAAGGATGTCTACTcagcgagaggaagaggggaggctaAACATGGTTTATTATGGAATGTGAGAGAACAGCCCCTTCAGTTGGCTGGGCCTCTGATCGGCAGGACAAGGGGTgcctttgtcccccccccccatcccctctcctcctcctcctcgtcctcttctTCTGTGCCTTTCCATGGAACGCCCTGCGTTACTCCTGCCCCCCATCTTACCCCTTCTCTGCAtcctccagcttctcctctgccccccctccctgcttccctgtaaccctcctctccagaataGCACAGCAGGGCCCCTCTGAAAATAGAGTTGGTGATGTTGGCAGGTCATGctacttctcccccccccccccccccaatctttCCCTCTTCAAGAGCCAATAGAATCAGGCAGGCCTTTGTTTCAGCGCTTCAGTGGATCTTTGGTTATGAAACGAAACCAGAAAATCGGAATTACACATCTCCGGGAAATAAAGGGTTAACAGAGCCATACAGGCGTTTTGTTGTGTATCTGAATGTTAAATAGGTAAAGATTGAAAGTTCCTTCAAAGTCTGCCAGTTTTTATGAAGGCGCCCACTGTGTTTGGGTTACAGACAATCTTAATGTAACTTCCCTAATGTTGAGGGTTACAGCCACATGTGGCAAGCACGATCTCCCTTGAACCAGATGGGGAAGGCCTTCTAATGTGCCAAAAAGAGAGGTTAGTTGGAGAGGAAATCCTATTAGGAGAGCTCAGAGGAAAGTTTTCAGTTTGAAATGGGCTAAAGCGCCCCGTCGAGCTAGCAGTGGGGGCACCCCGCCGTTTGACAAATTCCACTTTAATCATCCAAACCATTCCTGGCTCAAGCTGCTATCCCTGCCCTCTATCTCCATCCTGCGCTCAGCAGTCCAGATGGTCTGTTTTGGAGCGAGCTAACTCACAAAAAAAAAGGGCGGAATAGTCAACCCCTGGAGGGGCTTGCTGCATGGAAAATGACCTGCAGCGGAACTTTGGAACTTGGAACTTTGAAGGAAAATCTGTTCCCTATTTCTACCCTCTTTATTTAGGAACTCATTTCCTTCCAGTGTCCCTTTTTCCTTCCAGTGTTCCTATGTTTAGTTTATAAACAGTGAGATTTTTTTGCACTGTGAGTCAAGCTAATCACGGTACACCTCTGGTCTTGTGGTTTCCCGTGCAGATATCCCGGACACGCCCAACTCTGGATTCTcacccccctccagtcccaACCCAACCAAGAAGGGGAGCTCAATCAACTGGTCCTTCCCCGATAAGATCAAGTCTCCTCGCACGGTCAGGAAGCTCTCCATGAAGATGAAGAAGCTTCCGGAACTTAGCAGGAAGCTCAGCGTTAAAGGGACACCGAGCAACAGCAGTGGGAACGGAGGAACGAGCAGCCACTCGGAAACCCGGGTTCACTGTCCCAAACCCGGTAACCGGTCCGAACCGGCCCGGGCCCCTTCCAGACTCTTTTCAGGGGCCGGACAGGCGGCCGCGGCTAGCCGTAACGTGATTTCCCGCTACCACCTGGACAGCAGTGTGTCCACCCAGCACAGCTACAGCAAGAAGAAAAGCAACGGGGCGTCAAAGTCCGCCAGCAAAGGGGGCTACCTTAGCGATGGGGACTCGCCAGAACTGGTGGCCAAGTCTGGGAAGCACGGTCCGACGGAAGGGAAGGCTGGGAAGAGCAAGGAACCGGTGtccgctggaggagagaggccaggaggtggtggggtgggcggGGGGAGCCCCAAGCTCCACGGCACAGAGCTGGACATCGACGCCTTCCGCCACTACAGCTTCTCGGAGCAGCCCAAGTGCACCCAGTACATCTCGGGCCTCATGAGCCTGCACTTCTACGGGGCGGAGGACCTCAAACCGCCCCGCGTCGACTCGCGCGACGTCTACTGCGCCATCCAGGTGGACTCGGTCAACAAGGCCCGCACCGCCCTCCTCACCTGCCGCACCGCCTTCCTGGGCATGGACCACACCTTCAACATCGAGCTGGAGAACGCCCAGCACCTGAAGCTGGTGGTGTTCAGCTGGGAGCCCACGCCCAAGAAGAACCGCGTGTGCTGCCACGGGACGGTATCCCTGCCGGCGCTCTTCCGGGTGACGCGCTCCCACCAACTAGCGGTGAAGCTGGAGCCCAGAGGGCTGATCTACGTCAAGCTGAACCTGATGGAGCAGTGGCAGAACTCGCTGGACGGAGGCCCCGACAGGGACAGGGAACCCCAGGTGTTTGGGGTGGAGGcctggagggtggtggagaaggaggcctCGGGCCTCTCGGTGCCGCTGCTCATCAACAAGTCCATCACGGAGATCGAGAAGAGAGGCTGCCAGGTAAGTCCACCACCGATTTACTTTGCAAACATCTAAAATTAAAGACACAGTGACATTTTATAGTCTGGGAGCATGTCTCCTAACTAACTAACGTTAGTCACATAAAAAAAAAGCAAACCGCCATGTATAACTAGCAAACGACCGATCTTAAACAGACAGAGGAGAGCGTTTTGTCTCAGCCACCAAGCAGACCATTGAAGCAACCTTTTAGCTCCGCATTCCGTGAGAAGAGAACATGTCTGGAGGCTAGCAGCGATGCCGGCTAAGTGGGAGACATCAGACGTAATGGCTGCTTGTTTTCAGACGGCGGGGGTGGCTTTTATgattctcacagagagagagagagaacgagaaagaaagagagagagagagggaaagagagagagaaagggagattggAATAGAATGGAGCGTGGACATGGCCAGATGGATCTGGCGAGAGATGGCCTGGCGTTGTTGGGGTGGAGTCAGTTGAGCTGCCTCAAGATGGGCCACTTGAGAAcggcctcccttcctctccccccttctcccacaccctctctctgaaGCCCAGCGCTACAGGAGGAGACTCAGCCCGGCTCCTCATTTCTCCTAATTAAGAGTCGAGACGCCCGCAGTAAATGTGTCTGGCCCGCTGTTCCCCAGCTATTCCCCTAAGGGAAGGGGAGGTACCAGGGGCAGCGGGTGCCCAGAGCTAGGGGGCAACCCCCGGGCCTTCTCCCCTGTCTCCGGCAGGCCTCTCCACAGAGCTCATCTGTCAGGCCCCTCTCCAAGCTTGGCTCCTCCGCTCTGAGACCTATCCTTCAGGAGCTGCCAGCGGGCCAGgggccagccctcctcctccaggtcctaaCAGCTCATTGATCAGTGTAACTCTGGAGGGCCTGTCTGGCCAGTGTATGGGCTCTCACTTAGAGCAGCTTCCATGGGTCACTTAGTGCCTGGATGCCAACGGTTTTCAGAAGAAAAGGAGGGCTGCATTCATCGGCTCAGCTGTGGACTTTGGCTGTGGTTTGTTTCCCCTttatctctcagtctctctccctctctcttcctgttctctaccatgctctctctttcttaaatggaagagagacatggaggggagagcagagcttGGAGAGGATTCCACAGTGCATGACTTTAGCTGGGGTCCCCCAGGGGGATGAGGCAGAGTAGGCTTCAACCACCAGGATAGGGAAGCAATTTCTCGGACGCGTCACCGAAGCACGCAGAGCCAGACGCCTGGCATGTCTTTAGAAATAATCGTCGATGGAGACTCTCCTTTCAGTCTCTCTAAAATGTATGCCCTGAGGGTCTGTGTGCTTTCAAAGCACAGGATGATTGCGGCTGTTCCAAGAAGACTTGTGACGTCAGTGTTGCAGAGAGGGAGTGATGTGTGTTAATTCTGGCATGCTTGGTTTTGAAAGAGCCAATAAATCGACTGTTGGCCACTAGAAAAGGACTTCAGTAAAATTGAGAAGGCTTGGTTCAAGGCCGATATTAATAAGTTATCAAATGAAAATGTTTTTGGGAGAGAAACATGTGGACTGCCTCTGTTTAAGAACGGTGACCTGTGAATATCCACCAGTGTCTTTACCCCACTGATCTACTTAGTGGATCAGTCCGCCACTAagacctgtttgtgtgtgtgtgtgtttgttcctgtgCGTGCAGGACAGCGTACGCCTGATTGTCCGTCCAGGAAGTCCCTGACTCTCCACAGGAAACCattctgttgtttttaattaAGGTGGCGACAAGCTTTTGTTTCCTATTGGTGCTGCTTGCGTTGCCCGGCAGCAGCAGATAAGCGCAAGGCCTCTTCACAACCAGCTGTCAGCCGCCTGCGCCCCGCTTACCCTAaagaaaagctttttttttgttttgtttgtcccTCAATGGCCTTGTTGTTCTTTGTGCCGAGTGACTTCTGTTTACTCTTTGACAAAGCCAAATCCCTACCTAATCTGTCaagagtttttgtttttttgcctccccttctTGTGCAAGGTTTAGAAATGCTACACAGAGAGAAACTCTACAAATGTTGGGTCTGCTGCCACAGTGTAGGTCGATGGCTGGAGACCAGAGCCTTTTGGGGGCTGTGTTAGCAGGGACAACCAGGCCCGGACCAAGgcagccttttttttttacagctcgCTGACTTCCACCGGTTGCTAGGATAACCACACCATAGTGGCCAGTATGCCACATACCAGACACATGTAGTACGAGACATTCCACAGTGTCGCCAGGGCTACCGCCCGCAGGACAACCAGCCAATCTCAGACCCCAGGTCACTCCCAACCACGTCTGTTTTGATAGCTTGCTGTATAGAAGGGTGTCAGGAGGAAGTTGAATGcgtgagaggggggtgggggtgtggattAAGGCTACAGTTTATACTTAGAGAATGTTCGTTGAAAGGAAATTCAATTCCATTCATTCAAGGATTCTTGTTGGTCTGAATGCCTCATGCCCATGTTGGTTGTAAAGTGAGACCAGCACCTCCCAATTGTTTTGGCTGTCCTGAAAGACAGGTGCCTGTGGCACAGTTCTCTCGTGAGTTACATAAGAGGATGCTTGTTAATTGTTCCGCAAGAATCAAAGCCTCATGTACGGTAACACCTAGGTGCCGGACTACCTTCAACGTGGCTGTGGATTAGACCCAGTTGCATCATGGGACTCGTAGTCCTCCTGGCTATCACCCAATGGTTGTACCATACCTTTAGCTTCACTCGTGAGATTGGTcgtctctctcacgctctctatCCCCCCCAAGAACCTGATCTACAGGGTCGTAAATATGCACTGGTCTCAGTTGAATGGCGAGCCtgttgtgtgctagtttgtGGCTGTGACctacatacatgtgtgtgtgtgtgtgtgttcccaggttGTGGGTCTCTACCGCCTGTGCGGCTCGGCGgcggtgaagaaggagctgagggaGGCCTTTGAGAGGGACAGCCACGGGGTGGAGCTGGGCGAAAACACCTACCcggaca
Coding sequences:
- the syde2 gene encoding rho GTPase-activating protein SYDE2 isoform X3, with protein sequence MADPLRRTLLAKLRGKKSKKGTTAGGYGAAANGGREDIPDTPNSGFSPPSSPNPTKKGSSINWSFPDKIKSPRTVRKLSMKMKKLPELSRKLSVKGTPSNSSGNGGTSSHSETRVHCPKPGNRSEPARAPSRLFSGAGQAAAASRNVISRYHLDSSVSTQHSYSKKKSNGASKSASKGGYLSDGDSPELVAKSGKHGPTEGKAGKSKEPVSAGGERPGGGGVGGGSPKLHGTELDIDAFRHYSFSEQPKCTQYISGLMSLHFYGAEDLKPPRVDSRDVYCAIQVDSVNKARTALLTCRTAFLGMDHTFNIELENAQHLKLVVFSWEPTPKKNRVCCHGTVSLPALFRVTRSHQLAVKLEPRGLIYVKLNLMEQWQNSLDGGPDRDREPQVFGVEAWRVVEKEASGLSVPLLINKSITEIEKRGCQVVGLYRLCGSAAVKKELREAFERDSHGVELGENTYPDINVITGVLKDYLRELPYPLITKHLYEAVLDSIARRPLRIGPGGCENDQGDTEHTVSLLENLPEVERVTLRKLLNHLKLVASHHEVNKMTCQNLAVCFGPVLLSQRQEAHCHSNRVFIDSEELASALHFKKHIEVLHYLLQLWPVVDPHGKTSSPTPEPPAQAGPLSAPPLRRRKERPQVLNLSEAEMAGVLRPRPGRLDSPSNRYAGDWSCCGEGYFPPAAAPRDEADYDDVPSEDMEVAEDGGQDGGPDGGEESPQGGPEVAAGPDEPPPGVEAMEGGVEEEKAEEEVEQDEGEEEGESDGSAGRDTACDQDHILPPCTAREHAYQAYMKIQDNPVLSHRVNLRDLQESIDTLIGNLERELNKNKLNAGY